In Caloranaerobacter sp. TR13, a single genomic region encodes these proteins:
- a CDS encoding RnfABCDGE type electron transport complex subunit B codes for MNIIIISVASMGVMSVLFALGLAYASKKFAVEVDPRVEEISIVLPGANCGACGYPGCDGFASAVVKGEAPANGCPVGGAEVSEKIAAIMGIAVDVDGEVKVARVICQGKSCHTSEKYQYDGIKDCRAVAKLGKGNKSCDYGCLGFGTCIDACSFGAIVIEDGIAKINPDKCTACGKCIDVCPKSVISLVPYSQRVIVDCNSNDFGKEVKANCKVGCIGCKICEKACPFDAIHVENNLAIIDYDKCTGCGICAEKCPTNAIWEDTSKKKKAKIIDEKCIGCTICAKNCPVNAIEGELKQVHKIIDDKCIGCGICEKKCPKDAIEMK; via the coding sequence ATGAATATCATAATTATATCTGTTGCTAGTATGGGAGTGATGAGTGTATTATTTGCTTTAGGATTAGCCTATGCTTCAAAGAAATTTGCAGTTGAAGTAGATCCAAGAGTAGAAGAAATTAGTATAGTGTTACCAGGTGCTAATTGTGGAGCTTGTGGATATCCTGGATGTGATGGTTTTGCTTCAGCTGTGGTTAAAGGTGAGGCTCCTGCTAATGGCTGCCCAGTTGGTGGAGCTGAAGTTTCTGAAAAGATAGCTGCTATAATGGGTATAGCTGTAGATGTAGATGGTGAAGTAAAGGTTGCAAGAGTTATTTGTCAAGGAAAGAGCTGCCATACTAGTGAAAAATATCAATATGATGGCATAAAGGATTGTAGAGCTGTTGCCAAATTAGGCAAAGGAAATAAAAGCTGCGATTACGGATGCCTTGGCTTTGGAACATGTATAGATGCATGCAGTTTTGGAGCAATAGTTATTGAGGATGGTATTGCAAAAATAAATCCTGATAAATGTACTGCTTGTGGTAAATGTATAGATGTTTGTCCTAAATCAGTTATTAGTTTAGTACCATACAGTCAAAGAGTAATCGTGGACTGTAATAGTAATGATTTTGGTAAGGAAGTAAAAGCAAACTGTAAAGTAGGCTGCATAGGATGTAAAATTTGTGAAAAGGCTTGTCCATTTGATGCAATACATGTTGAAAACAATTTAGCAATAATTGACTATGATAAATGCACAGGTTGCGGAATTTGTGCTGAAAAATGTCCAACTAATGCTATTTGGGAAGATACAAGCAAAAAGAAGAAAGCAAAAATAATTGATGAAAAGTGTATTGGCTGTACTATATGTGCTAAGAATTGTCCCGTAAATGCAATCGAAGGAGAATTAAAACAGGTACACAAAATTATAGATGATAAATGCATTGGCTGTGGAATTTGTGAAAAAAAATGTCCTAAAGATGCTATAGAAATGAAATAA
- the rsxA gene encoding electron transport complex subunit RsxA produces the protein MIELILLFIGTALVNNFVLVRFLGICPFLGVSKKVEVAGGMGVATTFVMTLSAIAAWFIQNYILDPFGLSRFLQYVSFILVIASLVQLVEIVLKKVSPYLYDALGVFLPLITTNCAILGLALYIPIKGYNLIESTVFGLGAGVGFTLALIIMAGIREELEFADVPEALEGAGITLLIAGILSMVFLGFSGLIAM, from the coding sequence ATGATAGAATTAATATTACTTTTTATTGGAACGGCATTAGTGAACAACTTTGTATTAGTTAGATTCTTAGGTATTTGTCCATTCCTTGGGGTTTCAAAAAAGGTTGAAGTTGCTGGGGGAATGGGTGTAGCTACAACATTTGTAATGACACTTTCAGCTATTGCTGCGTGGTTTATACAAAACTATATTTTAGATCCGTTTGGTTTATCGAGATTTTTACAATATGTGTCATTTATTTTAGTTATTGCATCATTAGTTCAATTGGTTGAAATAGTTCTAAAGAAGGTAAGTCCATACCTTTATGATGCACTAGGTGTGTTTTTACCACTTATAACAACTAACTGTGCAATTTTAGGATTGGCATTATATATACCTATTAAGGGTTATAATCTTATCGAGAGTACAGTTTTTGGCCTAGGCGCAGGTGTAGGTTTTACCCTTGCTTTAATAATAATGGCTGGAATAAGAGAAGAATTAGAATTTGCTGATGTTCCAGAAGCTCTTGAAGGTGCGGGAATAACTTTGTTGATTGCAGGAATACTTTCAATGGTATTTTTAGGGTTTTCAGGATTGATAGCAATGTAG
- the rsxE gene encoding electron transport complex subunit RsxE: MRMWKEFIKGLWKENAVFRQLMGMCPTLAVTNTAINGLAMGLATFFVLVCSSVIVAMIKNYIPSKVRIPSFIVIIATFVTIADLFMAAFFPDIQKVLGLFIPLIVVNCLILGRAEGFASKNPVRFALMDALGMGIGFTWALTVLGIIRELLGMGSIFGLRVMGANFTPWIIFILPPGAFLTLGILLGIINTFSKQKATETCCH; encoded by the coding sequence ATGAGAATGTGGAAGGAATTTATTAAAGGATTATGGAAGGAAAATGCAGTATTCCGTCAGCTGATGGGTATGTGTCCTACTTTAGCAGTTACAAATACAGCTATAAATGGTTTGGCTATGGGCCTAGCAACCTTTTTTGTACTAGTATGCTCAAGTGTTATTGTGGCTATGATAAAAAACTATATTCCTTCAAAGGTAAGAATACCTTCATTTATAGTTATTATAGCTACCTTTGTAACTATTGCTGACTTGTTTATGGCTGCATTTTTCCCAGATATACAGAAGGTATTAGGTTTATTTATACCACTAATCGTTGTAAATTGTTTAATATTAGGTCGTGCCGAAGGCTTTGCATCTAAAAATCCTGTAAGATTTGCACTTATGGATGCATTGGGAATGGGAATAGGTTTTACTTGGGCTTTAACTGTATTAGGAATTATTAGAGAATTATTAGGAATGGGTTCAATATTTGGTTTAAGGGTTATGGGTGCTAACTTTACACCTTGGATTATATTCATTTTACCACCAGGAGCATTTTTAACACTGGGAATTTTATTGGGAATAATTAATACATTCAGTAAACAAAAAGCTACTGAAACATGCTGCCATTAA
- a CDS encoding RnfABCDGE type electron transport complex subunit G, whose protein sequence is MNSTSRMVIVLLIVGAVSGLVLALTFKWTEPKINEIAEANQKKAILEVLPKASSYKVMENNDWIFIGYDENGREVGIAFVAEGGGFQGDIKMMVGLDTKEEKLTGMTILSHLETPGLGARIEEDWFKDQFKGKSIKDNFVAKQDIEAITGATISSNAVSNILKKTIPAALKAYKTGGGK, encoded by the coding sequence ATGAATAGTACATCAAGAATGGTCATTGTTCTTTTGATTGTTGGTGCAGTTTCAGGACTTGTTTTAGCATTAACTTTTAAATGGACTGAGCCTAAGATTAATGAAATTGCTGAAGCTAATCAGAAAAAAGCTATTTTAGAAGTACTTCCCAAGGCTAGCTCATATAAAGTGATGGAAAATAATGACTGGATATTTATTGGATATGATGAGAACGGCAGAGAGGTTGGAATAGCATTTGTAGCTGAAGGTGGAGGATTTCAGGGGGATATAAAGATGATGGTTGGATTGGATACCAAAGAAGAAAAATTAACTGGTATGACCATTTTAAGTCATCTTGAAACACCTGGGCTTGGTGCAAGAATCGAAGAAGATTGGTTTAAGGATCAGTTTAAAGGAAAATCAATTAAAGATAATTTTGTAGCAAAACAAGACATTGAAGCCATAACAGGTGCCACAATATCTTCGAATGCAGTTTCAAATATTTTAAAGAAAACGATTCCTGCAGCTTTAAAAGCTTATAAAACAGGAGGTGGCAAATAA